A single Klebsiella variicola DNA region contains:
- a CDS encoding YdbH family protein, whose protein sequence is MKGKYKAAIALVLVLVLLPLTLLLTLTHWVPTLAGIWLPVGTRISLQESPRLTRSALLIPDLRYLVGDCELARVTDTRLSRPSRWRLHIGQLDINSACLSKLPASEPTPGSPRTLAEWQSMLPYSWLTIDNLRLSPWEKWQGRLVMSLTPVQQDIGFAGKELSLQARLRGQALTVSQFSARLTDDQPPVKLVGTFHLPLVPDGLPVDGQMQGTFEFPQTAEWIDAELEWQHNRGQLLVTPRGEVEPILDLPWEITPERITISDGRWRTRYQNYPLSGRVALSVGNWQQGTEQMTVSGRLNVLTEGHAGKGNAVLNIGPGKLSMDNSDMPLRLTGEAKLGEMIFYAALPAQLSGSLVSPQLAFHPGALLRSRGRVIDALNIDEIRWPLAGVKVTQQGVDGRLQAILRAHEQQMGDFTLHLDGQASDFLPDSGRWQWRYWGEGHFTPMQARWDVKGSGEWRDNAITLSSLSTGFDKLEYGTMRVSTPRLTLEQPIRWLRDAQHPRLTGALSLDAAKTTFSGGSYLPASTLKFALDGRDPTWFQFTGALHADAIGPVRLTGRWDGERLRGQAWWPKQSLTVFQPLVPPDWKMNLREGSLYAQVAFSAAAGQGFEAGGHGVLKGGSAWMPDNQINGVDFVLPFRFSDGHWQLGTRRPVSLRIGEIVNQVTARNLTADLQGTWPWSEANPLQLSDVSVDLLGGKLTLLQLRMPQRDPALIRLQHISSSELTSAVKVKQFAMSGAVSGALPLWLENNQWIIHDGWLRNDGPMTLRLDKDTADALVADNVSAGAAINWLRYMEISRSWTRINLDNLGVLTLKATINGTSRVDGKSSTVHLNYAHEENIFDLWRSLRFGDNLQAWLEQNAMLPVRRCTDGKTCKEPK, encoded by the coding sequence ATGAAGGGTAAATATAAAGCCGCCATCGCGCTGGTGTTAGTGCTGGTGTTATTGCCGCTAACGCTGCTGTTGACGCTGACCCACTGGGTGCCGACGCTGGCGGGCATCTGGCTGCCTGTGGGCACTCGTATCTCGTTGCAGGAGAGCCCGCGTCTGACGCGGTCGGCTCTGCTGATCCCCGACCTGCGCTATCTGGTGGGCGACTGTGAACTCGCCCGGGTGACCGATACCCGCCTTTCGCGTCCCAGCCGCTGGCGGCTGCATATTGGCCAGCTGGACATCAACAGCGCTTGTCTGAGCAAACTGCCGGCCAGCGAGCCCACGCCGGGATCGCCGCGCACCCTCGCCGAATGGCAATCGATGTTGCCCTACAGTTGGTTAACGATTGATAACCTGCGGCTGTCGCCGTGGGAGAAATGGCAGGGGCGGCTGGTGATGTCGTTGACGCCAGTGCAGCAGGACATCGGCTTTGCCGGTAAGGAACTGAGTCTGCAGGCGCGCCTGCGCGGCCAGGCCCTCACCGTCAGCCAGTTCAGCGCCCGGCTGACTGACGATCAGCCGCCGGTGAAGCTGGTGGGAACCTTCCACCTGCCGCTGGTACCGGATGGTCTGCCGGTCGACGGCCAGATGCAGGGCACCTTTGAATTTCCACAAACCGCGGAATGGATCGATGCCGAGCTCGAGTGGCAGCACAATCGCGGCCAGCTGCTGGTGACGCCGCGCGGCGAGGTAGAGCCGATCCTGGACCTGCCGTGGGAGATCACCCCGGAGCGGATCACCATCAGCGACGGCCGCTGGCGCACCCGCTACCAGAACTACCCGCTCAGCGGGCGCGTCGCATTGTCGGTGGGTAACTGGCAGCAGGGGACCGAGCAGATGACCGTCAGCGGTCGCTTAAATGTCCTCACCGAGGGGCATGCCGGCAAAGGCAACGCGGTGCTGAATATCGGTCCGGGCAAGCTAAGCATGGATAACAGCGACATGCCGCTGCGGCTCACCGGCGAGGCCAAGCTGGGGGAGATGATCTTCTACGCGGCGCTGCCGGCGCAGCTCAGCGGGTCGCTGGTCAGCCCGCAGCTGGCGTTTCATCCCGGGGCGCTGCTGCGTTCGCGCGGACGAGTGATCGATGCGCTGAATATTGATGAAATTCGCTGGCCGCTGGCTGGGGTGAAAGTGACCCAGCAGGGCGTCGATGGCCGCCTGCAGGCGATCCTCCGCGCCCATGAGCAGCAGATGGGCGACTTTACGCTGCATCTGGACGGTCAGGCGAGCGATTTTCTGCCTGACAGCGGCCGCTGGCAATGGCGCTACTGGGGTGAGGGACACTTCACCCCGATGCAGGCGCGCTGGGATGTGAAGGGCAGCGGGGAGTGGCGCGACAATGCTATTACCCTGAGCAGCCTCTCCACCGGCTTCGATAAGCTCGAGTACGGCACGATGCGGGTCAGTACGCCGCGTCTGACGCTCGAGCAGCCGATCCGCTGGCTGCGTGATGCCCAGCACCCGCGGTTGACCGGCGCGCTGTCGCTGGACGCGGCCAAAACCACCTTCTCCGGCGGCAGCTATCTCCCGGCGTCAACGCTGAAATTTGCCCTCGACGGCCGGGACCCGACGTGGTTCCAGTTCACCGGCGCCCTGCACGCCGATGCCATTGGCCCGGTGCGGCTGACCGGGCGTTGGGACGGCGAACGGCTGCGCGGCCAGGCGTGGTGGCCAAAACAGTCGCTGACGGTGTTCCAGCCGCTGGTGCCACCGGACTGGAAGATGAATCTGCGGGAAGGGAGTCTCTATGCGCAGGTGGCCTTTTCGGCAGCAGCCGGGCAGGGATTTGAGGCGGGCGGCCACGGCGTGCTGAAGGGCGGCAGCGCCTGGATGCCGGATAACCAGATTAACGGCGTCGACTTCGTGCTGCCATTCCGTTTCAGCGACGGACACTGGCAGCTGGGCACCCGCCGTCCGGTCTCCCTGCGTATTGGCGAAATCGTCAACCAGGTTACCGCGCGCAATCTGACGGCGGACCTGCAGGGCACCTGGCCGTGGAGTGAGGCCAATCCGCTGCAGCTCAGCGACGTCAGCGTCGATCTGTTAGGCGGAAAACTGACCCTGCTGCAGCTGCGCATGCCGCAGCGCGACCCGGCGCTGATCCGTCTGCAACATATCTCCAGCAGCGAACTCACCAGCGCCGTCAAGGTGAAGCAGTTCGCCATGTCCGGGGCGGTGAGCGGCGCGCTGCCGCTGTGGCTGGAAAACAACCAATGGATCATCCACGACGGCTGGCTGCGTAATGACGGGCCGATGACCCTGCGGCTGGATAAAGACACTGCCGATGCGCTGGTGGCGGACAATGTCTCCGCCGGGGCGGCGATTAACTGGCTGCGCTATATGGAGATCTCCCGCTCGTGGACGCGGATTAACCTCGACAATCTGGGCGTATTGACGCTTAAGGCCACCATCAACGGTACCAGCCGGGTGGACGGGAAAAGCAGTACCGTGCATTTAAACTACGCTCATGAAGAGAATATTTTCGACCTGTGGCGCAGTTTACGCTTCGGCGACAATTTACAGGCGTGGCTCGAACAGAATGCCATGCTGCCCGTGCGGCGCTGTACGGACGGTAAGACATGTAAGGAACCTAAATGA
- a CDS encoding DedA family protein: MSLIISLFESAQGHYPLVLLMVFLLTFTKSCALVSLAIPGTSGLLLLGTFASASLGHFLLMWSSASLGAIGGFWLSWWLGVRYRHRLTQLRWLTAERLARSRLFFQRRGLWAVFFSRFLSPLRATLPLVSGASGLPLWSFQLANVSSGLLWPFLLLSPGALSLSLW, encoded by the coding sequence GTGTCGTTAATTATCTCGCTCTTTGAGAGCGCACAGGGCCACTATCCATTGGTATTACTAATGGTTTTCCTGCTCACCTTCACTAAATCCTGCGCGCTGGTGTCGCTGGCGATCCCGGGCACCTCCGGCCTGCTGCTGTTGGGGACATTCGCTTCCGCCAGTCTCGGTCATTTCCTGTTAATGTGGTCCAGCGCCAGCCTCGGCGCCATCGGCGGATTCTGGCTCTCGTGGTGGTTAGGCGTTCGCTATCGTCACCGCCTCACACAGTTACGCTGGCTCACCGCCGAGCGGCTGGCCCGCAGCCGACTCTTTTTTCAGCGCCGCGGGCTGTGGGCGGTCTTTTTCAGTCGCTTCCTCTCTCCCCTGCGCGCCACCCTGCCCCTGGTCAGCGGCGCCAGCGGCCTGCCGCTGTGGTCGTTTCAGCTGGCTAACGTCAGCTCCGGTCTGCTGTGGCCGTTTCTGCTGCTCTCCCCCGGCGCTTTAAGCCTCAGTTTGTGGTGA
- a CDS encoding 2-hydroxyacid dehydrogenase — protein MKIAVYSTKQYDKKYLQHVNDTYGFELEFFDFLLTAKTAKTANGCEAVCIFVNDDGSRPVLEELKAHGVKYIALRCAGFNNVDLEAAKELGLRVVRVPAYSPEAVAEHAIGMMMSLNRRIHRAYQRTRDANFSLEGLTGFTMYGKTAGVIGTGKIGVAMLRILKGFGMRLLAFDPYPSAAALELGVEYVDLATLYKESDVISLHCPLTDENYHLLNREAFDQMKDGVMVINTSRGALIDSQAAIDALKHQKIGALGLDVYENERDLFFEDKSNDVIQDDVFRRLSACHNVLFTGHQAFLTAEALISISETTLGNLQQVANGETCPNAIV, from the coding sequence ATGAAAATCGCGGTTTACAGTACGAAGCAGTACGATAAAAAGTACCTGCAGCACGTGAATGATACCTACGGCTTTGAACTGGAATTCTTCGACTTCCTGCTGACAGCGAAGACCGCTAAAACCGCCAACGGTTGCGAAGCGGTGTGTATCTTCGTCAATGACGACGGCAGCCGCCCGGTGCTGGAAGAGCTGAAGGCCCACGGCGTGAAGTATATCGCTCTGCGCTGCGCCGGATTTAACAACGTCGACCTCGAGGCGGCAAAAGAGCTTGGCCTGCGCGTGGTCCGCGTCCCGGCGTACTCGCCGGAAGCCGTCGCTGAGCATGCGATCGGTATGATGATGTCGCTCAACCGTCGCATCCACCGCGCCTATCAGCGTACCCGTGATGCCAACTTCTCCCTCGAAGGCCTCACCGGTTTCACCATGTATGGTAAAACCGCCGGGGTGATCGGCACCGGGAAAATTGGCGTGGCGATGCTGCGGATCCTCAAAGGTTTCGGCATGCGCCTGCTGGCGTTCGACCCGTACCCAAGCGCCGCCGCGCTGGAGCTGGGGGTGGAATATGTCGACCTCGCTACACTGTACAAGGAGTCGGACGTGATCTCCCTGCACTGCCCGCTGACCGACGAAAACTACCATCTGCTCAATCGCGAGGCGTTTGACCAGATGAAGGACGGGGTGATGGTGATTAACACCAGCCGCGGCGCGCTGATCGACTCCCAGGCGGCCATCGACGCCCTGAAGCACCAGAAAATTGGCGCGCTGGGGCTGGATGTTTATGAGAACGAACGCGATCTGTTCTTTGAAGACAAATCCAACGATGTGATCCAGGACGACGTTTTCCGCCGCCTCTCCGCCTGTCACAACGTGCTGTTCACCGGCCACCAGGCGTTCCTCACCGCTGAGGCGCTGATCAGCATTTCGGAGACCACCCTGGGCAACCTGCAGCAGGTCGCCAACGGCGAAACCTGCCCGAACGCCATCGTCTGA
- the hslJ gene encoding heat shock protein HslJ, translated as MNKLAALLAAGMLLSGCVYNSKVSTGAEQLQHHRFVLTSVNGQAVNAGDRPLELSFGEKMAITGKMYVSGNMCNGFSGEGKVSDGELKVKSLAMTRMLCHDAQLNTLDATIGKMLREGAQVDLTENQLTLATADQTLVYKLADLMH; from the coding sequence ATGAACAAATTGGCGGCGCTACTGGCGGCAGGTATGCTGTTGTCCGGCTGTGTCTATAACAGTAAGGTGTCCACCGGCGCGGAACAGCTGCAGCATCATCGCTTCGTGCTGACCAGCGTCAACGGCCAGGCGGTCAACGCCGGCGACCGGCCGCTGGAGCTGAGCTTCGGCGAGAAGATGGCTATTACGGGCAAGATGTATGTTTCGGGCAATATGTGCAACGGTTTTAGCGGGGAAGGCAAGGTGTCGGACGGCGAGCTGAAGGTGAAGTCGCTGGCGATGACCCGGATGCTGTGCCACGATGCCCAGCTTAATACCCTTGACGCGACGATCGGCAAGATGTTGCGCGAAGGCGCGCAGGTCGATCTGACGGAAAACCAGTTGACGCTGGCGACCGCCGACCAGACGCTGGTCTATAAGCTCGCCGACCTGATGCATTAG
- a CDS encoding DUF333 domain-containing protein codes for MRAAILVGCAALLLSACSSEPVQQATAAHVTPGMRAAMSDAGQANCAMIGGSLSVARQLDGSAIGMCALPNGKRCSEQALAGGSCGY; via the coding sequence ATGCGAGCTGCGATATTAGTTGGTTGTGCGGCGCTGTTGCTGTCGGCGTGCAGTAGTGAACCCGTTCAGCAGGCCACGGCGGCGCACGTCACGCCAGGCATGCGGGCGGCGATGAGCGACGCCGGTCAGGCCAACTGCGCCATGATAGGCGGCTCGTTATCGGTGGCTCGTCAGCTCGATGGTTCGGCGATTGGCATGTGCGCGCTGCCGAACGGCAAACGCTGCAGCGAGCAGGCGCTGGCGGGCGGCAGCTGCGGCTACTAA
- the nifJ gene encoding pyruvate:ferredoxin (flavodoxin) oxidoreductase: MITIDGNGAVASVAFRTSEVIAIYPITPSSTMAEQADAWAGNGLKNVWGDVPRVVEMQSEAGAIGAVHGALQTGALSTSFTSSQGLLLMIPTLYKLAGQLMPFVLHVAARTVATHALSIFGDHSDVMAVRQTGCAMLCASSVQEAQDFALISHIATLQSRVPFIHFFDGFRTSHEINKIAPLADDTIRALLPQDKIAEHRQRALNPEHPVIRGTSANPDTYFQSREATNPWYDAVYNHVETAMNDFAAATGRQYKPFEFYGHPQAERVIVIMGSAIGTCEEVVDELLSRGEKVGVLKVRLYRPFSAAHLLAALPESARAVAVLDRTKEPGALAEPLYLDVMTALAEAFNRGERETLPRTIGGRYGLSSKEFGPECVLAVFSELQSAQPKPRFTVGIYDDVTNLSLPLGENTLPAEAKLEALFYGLGSDGSVSATKNNIKIIGNSTPWFSQGYFVYDSKKAGGLTVSHLRVSEKPIRSSYLISQADFVGCHQLQFIDKYQMAERLKPGGIFLLNTPYGADEVWSRLPQEVQATLNQKKARFYVVNAAKIARECSLGARINTVMQMAFFHLTRILPGDSALAELQAAIAKSYSSKGQELVERNWQALALARESLAEVPLQPVNASSPNRPPVVSDAAPDFVKTVTAAMLAGLGDALPVSALPPDGTWPMGTTRWEKRNIAEEIPIWKEALCTQCNHCVAACPHSAIRAKVVAPEEMENAPASLHSLDVKSRDMRGQKYVLQVAPEDCTGCNLCVEVCPAKDRQNPEIKAINMMSRLEHVEEEKVNYDYFLNLPEIDRTKLERIDIRTSQLISPLFEYSGACSGCGETPYIKLLTQLYGDRMLIANATGCSSIYGGNLPSTPYTTDANGRGPAWANSLFEDNAEFGLGFRLTVDQHRQRVMRLLSEFADKLPAELNAALHAEATPEVRREQVAALRQALAGVDGAEELLTDADALVEKSVWLIGGDGWAYDIGFGGLDHVLSLTENVNILVLDTQCYSNTGGQASKATPLGAVTKFGEHGKRKARKDLGVSMMMYGHVYVAQISLGAQLNQTVKAIQEAEAYPGPSLIIAYSPCEEHGYDLALSHDQMRQLTATGFWPLYRFDPRRADEGKLPLALDSRPPSDALAETLLNEQRFRRLNAQQPEVAEQLWKDAAADLQKRYDFLAQLAGKAEKSPSES, encoded by the coding sequence ATGATTACGATTGATGGTAATGGCGCGGTCGCTTCCGTCGCGTTTCGCACCAGTGAAGTTATCGCCATCTACCCGATCACGCCCAGTTCAACGATGGCGGAACAGGCCGACGCCTGGGCCGGCAATGGGCTGAAAAACGTCTGGGGCGATGTTCCCCGCGTGGTCGAAATGCAGTCGGAGGCAGGCGCCATTGGCGCCGTACATGGCGCGCTGCAGACCGGCGCCCTCTCCACCTCCTTTACCTCATCGCAGGGTCTGCTGCTGATGATCCCCACGCTGTACAAACTGGCCGGCCAGCTGATGCCGTTTGTGCTGCACGTCGCCGCCCGCACCGTCGCCACCCACGCGCTATCGATCTTCGGCGATCATTCCGACGTCATGGCCGTGCGGCAGACCGGTTGCGCCATGCTGTGCGCCAGCAGCGTCCAGGAGGCGCAGGATTTTGCGCTGATCTCGCATATCGCCACCCTGCAAAGCCGGGTGCCGTTTATTCATTTCTTTGATGGTTTCCGCACCTCGCACGAAATCAACAAAATCGCCCCGCTGGCGGATGACACCATTCGCGCCCTGCTACCGCAGGATAAAATCGCCGAGCATCGCCAGCGCGCGCTCAATCCGGAACACCCGGTGATCCGCGGAACCTCGGCCAACCCCGACACTTACTTCCAGTCCCGGGAGGCCACCAATCCGTGGTACGACGCGGTCTATAACCATGTTGAGACGGCGATGAACGACTTCGCCGCCGCCACCGGCCGTCAGTACAAACCGTTTGAGTTTTACGGCCACCCGCAGGCAGAGCGCGTGATCGTCATTATGGGTTCGGCCATCGGTACCTGCGAAGAGGTGGTTGATGAACTGCTGAGCCGCGGCGAGAAAGTCGGCGTGCTGAAAGTGCGCCTCTATCGCCCATTCTCCGCCGCCCACCTGCTGGCAGCGCTGCCGGAAAGCGCCCGGGCGGTAGCGGTGCTCGATCGCACCAAAGAGCCTGGCGCGCTTGCCGAGCCGCTGTATCTCGATGTGATGACCGCCCTGGCGGAAGCCTTTAACCGCGGCGAGCGCGAGACGCTGCCGCGCACCATCGGCGGCCGCTATGGCCTCTCCTCCAAGGAGTTCGGCCCGGAATGCGTGCTGGCGGTATTTAGTGAACTGCAGTCCGCTCAGCCGAAGCCACGCTTTACCGTCGGTATCTATGATGACGTGACCAATCTGTCGCTGCCGCTGGGAGAAAATACCCTGCCAGCAGAGGCCAAGCTCGAGGCCCTGTTCTACGGTCTCGGCAGCGATGGCAGCGTGTCAGCCACCAAAAACAACATCAAAATCATCGGCAACTCGACCCCGTGGTTCTCGCAGGGCTATTTTGTCTATGACTCGAAGAAAGCGGGCGGCCTCACCGTCTCGCATCTGCGCGTCAGCGAAAAACCGATTCGTTCTTCGTATCTGATTTCGCAGGCTGATTTCGTCGGCTGCCACCAGCTACAGTTTATCGATAAATACCAGATGGCCGAGCGGCTGAAGCCCGGCGGTATTTTCCTGCTTAACACGCCTTACGGCGCCGATGAGGTCTGGTCTCGCTTGCCGCAGGAAGTCCAGGCCACTCTGAATCAGAAAAAAGCGCGTTTTTACGTGGTCAACGCGGCGAAAATCGCCCGCGAGTGCAGCCTCGGCGCGCGCATTAATACCGTGATGCAGATGGCGTTCTTCCATCTCACCCGCATCCTGCCGGGCGACAGCGCGCTGGCGGAACTGCAGGCGGCGATCGCCAAAAGCTACAGCAGCAAAGGCCAGGAGCTGGTGGAACGCAACTGGCAGGCGCTGGCCCTGGCCCGGGAATCGCTGGCGGAAGTGCCGCTCCAGCCAGTGAACGCCAGCAGTCCGAACCGCCCGCCGGTCGTCTCCGACGCCGCGCCGGATTTCGTCAAAACAGTCACCGCCGCGATGCTGGCCGGCCTCGGCGATGCGCTGCCGGTCTCCGCCCTGCCGCCGGACGGCACCTGGCCCATGGGCACCACGCGCTGGGAGAAACGCAATATCGCCGAAGAGATCCCCATCTGGAAGGAAGCGCTGTGTACGCAGTGCAACCACTGCGTCGCCGCCTGCCCGCACTCGGCGATCCGCGCCAAAGTGGTCGCGCCGGAAGAGATGGAGAACGCCCCTGCCAGTCTGCACTCGCTGGACGTCAAATCCCGCGATATGCGCGGACAAAAATACGTTCTGCAGGTCGCCCCGGAAGACTGCACCGGCTGCAACCTGTGCGTTGAAGTGTGCCCGGCGAAAGATCGCCAGAACCCGGAGATCAAGGCCATCAATATGATGTCGCGCCTGGAGCATGTGGAAGAGGAGAAGGTCAATTACGATTACTTCCTCAACCTGCCGGAAATCGACCGCACAAAACTGGAGCGGATAGATATTCGTACCTCGCAGCTGATCAGCCCGCTGTTTGAATACTCCGGTGCCTGCTCCGGCTGTGGCGAAACGCCGTATATCAAACTGCTGACCCAGCTGTATGGCGATCGGATGTTGATTGCCAATGCTACCGGCTGCTCCTCCATTTACGGCGGCAACCTGCCCTCGACGCCGTATACGACCGACGCCAACGGCCGCGGCCCGGCATGGGCCAACTCGCTGTTTGAGGATAACGCTGAATTCGGGCTCGGCTTCCGCTTAACCGTCGACCAGCACCGTCAGCGCGTGATGCGCCTGCTGAGCGAATTTGCCGACAAACTGCCGGCAGAGTTGAACGCGGCGTTACATGCCGAGGCGACGCCGGAAGTACGCCGCGAACAGGTGGCGGCCCTGCGCCAGGCGCTGGCCGGCGTGGACGGCGCTGAAGAGCTGCTGACCGATGCTGACGCGCTGGTGGAGAAATCCGTCTGGCTGATCGGTGGCGACGGCTGGGCCTACGATATTGGCTTCGGCGGTCTGGATCATGTGCTGAGCCTGACGGAAAACGTCAACATTCTGGTGCTGGATACCCAGTGTTACTCCAACACCGGCGGCCAGGCGTCAAAAGCCACCCCGCTGGGGGCGGTCACTAAGTTTGGCGAACACGGTAAACGCAAGGCGCGCAAAGATCTGGGCGTCAGCATGATGATGTACGGTCATGTCTATGTGGCGCAGATTTCGCTGGGCGCGCAGCTGAACCAGACGGTGAAAGCGATTCAGGAAGCGGAAGCCTATCCGGGACCGTCGCTGATCATCGCCTACAGTCCTTGCGAAGAGCACGGCTACGATCTGGCGCTCAGCCACGATCAGATGCGTCAGCTGACCGCCACTGGATTCTGGCCGCTCTACCGCTTCGACCCGCGTCGCGCTGACGAAGGCAAACTGCCGCTGGCGCTGGATTCTCGTCCGCCGTCCGACGCGCTGGCCGAGACGCTGCTCAACGAGCAACGCTTCCGTCGCCTGAACGCCCAGCAGCCGGAGGTGGCGGAGCAGTTGTGGAAAGACGCCGCCGCCGATCTGCAGAAACGGTATGACTTCCTCGCCCAGCTGGCCGGCAAAGCGGAGAAATCACCGAGCGAAAGCTAA